The sequence ATTCTTACGATATACATACACCATACAATGGAATGCAATTTGATACTGGTGAAGAAGCGAAGGGAATCCGATCAACAAACTAAGTGATTACTCTAGCATTTTGACAACGTAAATATGGAACGTAATTCTAAGTGTTTCTGACTTTTCAGGCAGCATTTGTTGTTGATATTTATATAACAGACGAAATTAAGTATAATTTTGGACGTAGAAGCTTTATGCCAAGGAGAAAAGAAGATACTACTCCCAAATAGATTGTGCAAAATGGAAGAAGTTGCAAACTCTGAAGAAATTTTcttttacaaagaagatgaagaaatttttctttttatcaaaaccGAAGAACAGTATGCGGAATAAGATCTATTTTGCTTCCCTTAAAATTGGATTGCATTTTGGCTTGGATGGAGCCGTAAAAAAGGATTTAGGCTAAAAGATATGCCACCTCATCAAACTGGATAGCCATTAGATGAAAGTTAGTGGACGGCTGGATACTTTTGTCTAACCTATGCGTCAAATTTATGAGTCCCAGGATCCGGACCCGGAAATAAAAGCTAAAATTTTCTATTGTCTGACACGTTTCAAAATAATTTCAACTAAACTTTTTAAATTTATACTTTTTAAATTTGTACTTTTTAAAAATCCGAATATTATTTTTGGCCCAAATATTGTAAAAGTCTGAGAACCATATCAAAAGATCGTTTAATTCACAAataaatttcataaaataaaaatacacatgTTTATACAAAAGAATCGTTTAGCCTCACTCAATATTAAATCTTAGTTTCCACCACTTAAAAGGGCTCTGCCACAAAAGTCTATCTTTCATGAGCATTTACCCTACACAAGTTCTTGTTTAATAGCAAGACAATGTTCACCCAAAAGCTCACAATTAGTAATACAAATACACGATCGAAGGTTAAGTCTGATCACTTGACCTTTTCTCATCTTAGTTATGGTGGACTGAACAAAGTCTAAGTCCATCCTAACTTATAGTCCAGAACGTAAACCAGCAAGAGCGAGAAAGGGTACAGCACATATGAAACCGAACATGTCCAAAGAGGAAAAGTAGTGTGGAAGCTTGTGAAGAGACCCATAACAACGCACACGATAAGTATAACTAGTACTTCAGCTGAGAAGTCCCAGGACAGCCCCCTCACATAAACTAGAGCTAAGAACACAGAAAGGCAAAGGATGTTGTTCATAGTCACTGCTCCATAAATCTGCACAAACAATTACGTACTCATCCGTCAAAGGTTTAGTTTTCGAATATATCATTTACTTTTATGAGTTGCTTATGAGAGACAGAAAAACAGACAGACCTCAGAATATGTCAAAGAAgcggttcttttcttcttccggcTAGCAAAAATGAGTGCTGAAACTGCTTCACTGGAATTAGTTGCCAAAGGCAGAACAATGAATGAGATGAAGAAAGGCGGTATACTCGTGGCATCAGAGAAATTGTTTACAGTATCCACTAGAGGATCTGCGAATGCAGCTGCAATACCGGCTCCCAGCAATAATAGTAATCCAGCTTTAACGGAAATCCATTTGGGATTCTCAACACTCTCTACGACCTCATCACTCTTATCCAGCAGTTGATCATGTTCTTTCCTTGTGTGCTATACATATTTATATGAAGATGTCACGTCAAATGATGCAAAACATAACAGGAAATGCAAGAGACTTCACACCCATTAGATAACATACCTGGTAAAATTTATGAATCTTTTTGTGCGGCCTCGCCTTATTAAGCCATATTGAGATTCCTTTGACAAACTCGGTCTCATCAACACAACCATCACGAGATGTATCAAAATCTAAAAGCATTTTATGCACATCTTCATCCTTATCAAGTGCCACTTCCTCAGCAAAGTGAATTCCTATAACTAATGCTCGTAACTCATGAATTGATAAAGTTTCATCATCATTTAAATCCAACGATCTAAATATCCTGTTATTATCAGAAATAGAGATAATGAATAAGACGTGCGTGTTAGAGATATAATAACAACCATAATGAAAATAATGACAAGAACTAGAAGCATAACAATAACAAAGATTCACTTTTTAATTGCAGCTATATTTGGAGAATCATCATCTGTCATGAGCCTATCAACAAGGTCCAGATGTCTTAAAACTCCCGACATTATATGACTATGCTTAGCATATGCAAGCTTTCTCCTTTGAATCCAAGGTTGAAACacctgcaacaaaaaaaaaaacaaaaaacaaaacagacGCGTGTCAGAGTTCAGTATTAAATATATATCAAGCACATTCATAAGTAATAACTACGAAATTCATTTCACAAACAGCATACCTGATAGAGACAATAAGCGATCAATAATGTAACTGAAAGGATGAGTGAAATCAAAACTACTAAGTGCCTTCCGGAATTTATGTGGAGTATTTGTGGTAGTTGAACAATAATAAACGGAACAACAGATATGATCATTATCCATGAAGCATATTTAGTCCAAATATCCACGGTCACACCAGAACCTTCACAAAGGAAAGCATTGTGGATCATATGTTATGTAAACAACTAAATTTCTTATTAAGTGAGATGTTTGTTTAATGGCTCGGTCAGCGTGGACGTGCCACTACTGACTGATATGAACTTGGAATGTTGGAGAAATGGGACATATAGAAGAGCATACCCAATAAGCTTAATCTCTTGGTATCTTTTAAATCTACTGCAGTTGAATCCTCAATATCGCACTTTCCGAGAACAATACAAGATCCCCATAGTAGAGTCAAAAGCATGACTGTGGATCCAGCTAGCAAACCCATTCCAACTAGGACCTGTTCTTGAGCAACTTCTTTAGTTCCGGATATTCCAGATACTGTACAAAACATGTAATGCAACATGTAAGACCGTGAATAACAGTAAGTAGTAACCAACATATTTGCGAGGGGCTGTGAATAAATCAGCTCATTGCGAGGGACTCCTAATAGTCAAAATGGTGTAAAATGGGACGGAACGAGTAATACTATTAGACAAAATGCACTAAGATATCTGAGAACCctattatttacaaaatcaaaacctTGCTTAGTTTTACTTGAGTATGTGTAGTCTTGACCAATGTTTTTTTTGCCCTTAATGTATTTTTACACGTAAGAATGTATTACACTCATAACTTGGTCTATGGCTATGCAtaagagaaggaaaaaataatGCCAAGAAAACAGTAAATCTATAATGAAAtctaaaaaagtgaaaaaaatggTTCACCGTTCCCCAATTAGTTTGTAGTTTTTGAAATCTGCTTTTGAGGAGTTTCTTTTTTTGCGATCAGTCTAGACTCTAGACTCACTGACACCAAATAAACCAATTTTACAAGAAAGTTGGAACAATGAAAAATCCAAAAGAAGAAATATATAGGGAACAAATATTAAATTATAGGAAGAGAAAAGAGAATAGATACCAAGAATGAGTAAAGCATCGGGAAGAGCACCAAGCATAGGGAGAAAAAGACCACCAACAATGCCGGGACCAAGGATCTCTAAAAGAAGTTCACTACCTGTAGACAACAATCTAGCAGCAACAAGCATAAGTCCTCCATAGATGATGATCAGAAATAGATTTCCAAACGCCGTTTTTGTACATGGTAAAAATCCATAAGTTTCTTCACAAACTCCTTCAGGTAAGTAATAAGATTGTCGTAGAAATGATGCTGTTGTTGATTTCTCAACATTATCAATACTACTGATTCCATCTGAAATCAGATTATCATCAGTATGATCTGAACCATGTAACGTAATGAATCTGCTCTCAACATAAATGATTAGTGCTAGAAACAAGAGCAAACTCGTAAATATTTTCTTCATAATTGCTTCACCTATCTAGCTACTTTGAGAGGATAGAGAAGCTATTGAAGAAAGGAATATGATATCAAAGAGATTTCAGAGAATATGATATCTTAACAGTCAATAACAAAGGAATTCAAACTTGAAAGTGTCCGACTTTGAATAATAGTAGTATACGTCGTGATACCTCGATTTGTAAAAGGGCCGGCGAACAAAAATATATTATTGTGAAAGGTGGTTACAGTTTACTCAGTTGAAGCTTGAAAGTTTCTGTTATCATTTTTTACCAGCTATTATCCTCCACACCGGTTCTCGATTACCTTTTAAGATAAGCATATTGACACTTATGACTCCCTGGGAGAATATTATCTGAATAAAATCGGAACAATATGGAGAACATTAGCATATTAACATTAtatttttcttcatccatcaaagaAAAACAAGGTCGAGCAAGGAATAAGCAAACTAGAAAACGGATTCTTACCACGTCTTTGGTGCCAGCATAGTATGCTGACGCTCTGCTAACTCACCAGGAATAAGGAAGGATTCCCACACGATtgcttcaaaaaataataaaaaataaaaggaaatggtCATTACATATTTATTTTGAGTTGAATACGAATGAAAAGAAGATTTGTAGTTAGGAGAAGATTCTGATCATATACTAGGATATCTTTATTTATTAGCGTTCAAAGATTGAATCAACACCACGGTGATGTGCTGTAGAACAACTGAATCTAAATTCAACCCTCCTTGGGGTGGACTAGTACCCAAATGCTGGCTAATGACCTCCACCACTAGATTTGGAGGGATGGGTCCTTTATGAATGCCATCAACCATTAGCTTTATCTAGAAAAGCTGAGAGAACCGGTTGTAATAGGCACAGCTACTCATCGTGGTAATCATTTGGACGGTTCTTTTAGATGAAACCATTTGGACGGTTCGTCTAGAAGTACTGTTTACCATTTGGATGGTTCATCTAGAATTTTTGGTTAATTATTAGTAGGTTTTTCGAGAGGGTCTTATGACATTTTCAGTTGTTCAATGTGTAGGTTTAGCTTTGGCGTTTATCTTCCAAAATAAATCCTAAGTTGCTTATCGACTCCTATATATGAGTAACTGGTCTCCCTTTCTATCTCAAGTCAAAGAGTAGTCTCATCGCCACGGCACTATTATTAAGACTAAGAAGAAGAGCAAATCTAAGTACTTGTCAGCCGTCCCAAGTATGCTCTAATGGAGAATTGGAAGAGGATTTCGTAGCAGCATATACAGTACTACCAGTCGCCTTGAAGTAGTTCCATGCAAAGAAGAATTCAGTAAACCACGTTATGATAATCATACAAGAAATTGACAACTACTGTCACATTTGAGTACAAGAACTGGGACCTAACAAGAACTTGAAAATGAAGGCTAATCTGCTTCTTCATTTTAGAGCCAATAATTTGAAGCACCAAGCCTGAACTAATTTGTatgaataaagaagaagaagaatcagctaAGCATTTCCAAACTTTGATAAGCAACATGAATCCTAAACCACATACAACTAACTCAGAAAATGAAATCGTCttttaggatatatatatatatatatatacatatatatatatataatacgaaTGCAAACTCAGAAAAGAGTCGGAAAACTAAACAGAAAATGGGCTATTTAGTCAAAAGGGTATTTTTCCACGGTCATATGGACGGGTAAACATTCTATTTGGGTCAAATGGACAGTActcttttttattttaaagaGACTGAACTACCCTTTCTATCACGCTACTTAATATCATTTCTCAAAATTTCTTCCCGTCTTCTCCGTCGCCTCCACAGAGTCTAAAAAAAACATTACAATCTCTCGTTTTCCATCAGCTTCTGCACCTCATCTTCTCCATTACTTAACAGCAAGTaccatcttcttcgtcttctttctgcACCGTTTCCAATATCAAACCAGTAACATCATATTGCTCTACCATCTCTATCTCCTCCACAATCACCAACACCACCATCGACATCATCAACTTTATCGAACAACACCATCATAGgtaccagcaacaccaccatcaaAATGGGTTTTCTGTGTGTGTAATTTaattaaatttctcaaattagggttttatgttaatTCGATTTCAGAAGATAAGAAATGAAGACTATGCTCAAATTGGTAAATTTCTTAACCTTAATCGTGTTTTGATTGCAATTGATTTCAAATTTGTTCATCTTaattagatgaaaccagttttatcCTGTGCTAGATTGAGTTGAACAGACAtggagaaactggtttcatcctatactaaatcgggttgaatttggtttcacccattttaaactaggatgcaattggtttcatcctatactaaattgggttgaatttgctttcacccattttaaactaggatgaaaccggtttcatctatAGGTAGGATGAATCGATGATTTTTGAATTAGGTATCACTCATTTTAAagaaggatgaaaccagtttcatcatatactaaattgggttgaatttggtttcacccattttaaactaggatgcaattggtttcatcctatactaaattgggttgtatttgctttcacccattttaaactaggatgcaACTGATTTCATCCTATACCAAATTTGTTTATATTTCATATTTATGTTTGAGGTTGATAATGGTTGTTGGAGGAGAATATGTTCATGGATTTATTGGGTTTGGTTTGAATTGGTGTTTGGTTGAGAAAATTTAAGCTCGGGGGTCTGATGTTGCTAAGAAGATGTGAAATTAAGGGTTTTACAGGCATGCAATGGTGGTGATTTGAGCTGAGATTGCAATGGTGGATTTGAACTGTTTTTATTCACGTACACGACTACACGTTGAAGGAGATTACTATGTTTTTTGCTGAGATTGCATattactctttttttctttccaattGTTGTATGGAATATCCACGTACTCTGTTTTATGATATTCTTTTTTTTGTTCCTGTAATTTTTAGTGGATTTGAGCATAAATGTTTGTTCAGAGAGCAGAAGcacaattacaaaaaaaaagaaaagaaagaacacGAGCATAACAATTTTTAACGGCAATATAGCTTCAGGTGCACCTGAATATTCGCGACAATACCAACCCACACCCACCTTCCCAGATAAAACAATAGTTCAACATAACCAGCAGCATGTTTATCATTTTCCTAAACTGCCATGCATCCTAACCCCCCCTTTTCAAAAGATGAATAAATATGCCATGCATCATAGTAAAAGAGAGAAACAAGATTCTCCTGCTTCACACCCAGACACGAGACATCTAAACTAATGTTAAGAAAATACAAAACAGATGATCAAGAGGGAAAAATAAGAAAGCAAATAAAGTAACATAGCCTGCTCTAAAAGATACACGAGAATGAAGAACTACTTCTAGCAATGATGTTTATGGACATGGTTGACAAGAGTTGTTGATATGTGCGGAAGCACATACCATACACATCAAAATGTTCACATTCTAACCGTACAGTATAGAATTATTCCACAGTACCAAAACAAATAACTAAGAATTAAGAAAAGCGCCAACTGACATATTTTTTTTCACTGGGAAAACAACCCAGTCCAGAAGATGGTTTGATAATTATCAACCGACTTTATTCACCAGGACAGTAAGTATGTTTAAGACTCTCACATTTTCTTGCTTTTCTTCTTATTATACTggagatcttcttcttcattacctTCTGCATCACTAGCACCATCGTGATGAATGAGGCCATATAATCATAATCATAGTCATTGACGTCAACGTCATCTTCTGCATCTGATTTTTCCAAGTATACTTCCCCTAGGTAAGTTTGGGTATTGAGTGAAACTTGGTTTTCCCCAAAGACAGAAGTTTGAAAAGAGCCAGCCCTTAAATTTTGGACATTAAGTTTGATAAGAATTCTACTTCTATCGCGTTTTAGATGTACAGAACAATATGGAACCTGGATTCCATGTCCAATCCTAACATAATATTTCCATCCTTCAAAGACCATAACGGCATAAAATCCGTAACCAGCCCACCAAAATGTTTTTGCAAGTCAATGGTGAATAGCTTGGTCCATGATTTTTCAGCTCCATTTTGCTTCATCTGCCACACATCGGCACCAACCTCAGGATCAAAACCAACCAAGCAAAGAGTGTTGGATTTATGGCCCAAATGCCCATGTCCATTTGGGGTTTGATGAGAGAGCAATATCCGTTTTTAATCTAGAGTTTTCTTTATAGGCGGCAAACAAGTGTGAATGCTGCAAAGGAAGAAGACAAGGAAGGTGATAACGAGGCTCGCAAGAAGGAATTGAAGGAATTGAGGCAAAAGCGCAAAAACGAAGATTTTGTCAGTCGAGGACATATTTTCTGAATGCACTTTCAGATGTTGTTTATAGTGCTCATCGTACCGTTGAAGGCGCAAAAGCTTTGTGGGATGCTCTGGACAAAAAGTATCGCCAAGAAGAGGCAAGTAACCAAATATTCTTAATTAGCAATTATATTGACTTTAAAATGAATGATTCATCTTCTATTCTGCACATGGGATTGACCTAGTCATTAAACTCAAAGATGCTACAATTGTACTTCCTGAAGCATTTCAAGTTGGTGTTATAACTGGGAACACGACAAAACAGAGGGTCTTTAGTGACGGTTTTTAAACCGTCACAAGAAGCAAAGACCGTCACAAAAACACATTTGGGACTGGCGAGAATCCGTCTTTATTACTGGGGTCACAAAAACCTTTGTGACGGTTTGAGATCATTCGTGACGTTTAGCCAACCGTCACGAATACTTATTCTATTTGCGACGTCTTGTCAAGCCGTCATAAATCGTTTAGTTGCCGCCGGTCAACGGTTACTTTCTCCGGTGCCGGATTTTAGATTCTCAGAATTACGAAATTTTCAAAAATCTTAAGCCATTCACACACAAATTAAGAAGCTTTTATTCCCACTGAACCAAAAACTTATACCATTCATAACAAATTTTTACATTGTTACACCATAAAAACTTACATATCCGGCAGTAAGATGTTTAACTGTTTAAAAATCATAAATCTGGGCAACAGAACAGCACCCAGATAGTTAAAAAACCTGGTAACTAAGATTATCAACATCCAAAATGCCTGTGGAAAGTTTGAGACATGATAAGAACACACCTGATGgcatgaaaacaagaaaaaaaagaacaaaagatgGGTCATCTGTGGAGCTAGTGGTTCTTGTTTAAGTTCCATGATGACATTTATCATCTTGCGACTTTGCTTCTCCCTTCCTCATCAGGACCTGTTCCAGATACTTGTTATAGCAGGCTGCAATGCAAAAAAGTAGCATGTTAGCACCTATTAAATTATCTTCTTGTCATCTAAATCTAATGAAAAAGAACAGACAGAAGTTTATCAATACGAAACCAAGGATGCATGCACACATGTTATCCGCAGGGTTTTATCTTTTATGGAAGGAGAGAAATATCAGTATATTTGGCAGGAgacttggaagtgaagaagacTTGGAAGTATATTTGGCAGGAGACCTGATGCTAATGAAGGATTAATCAGTTTGCTGCTTGTTTCTAATCTTATATAGCTCCTTCCCTGCAATCCTTTAGCCTGCAACTTCGGATCCAAACCTGTGTATCTAGTCTAGTTCACTCACATTACTGTCGGTCTAGTTATCGACCTTGATATGCCAATTGCTTCTGGCTATTTCCACCATTGTGAACTGCAAGTGTAAACGTGGCAACTACCAGAGGATCCTTAAGATTGTCCGCTAATACTTTGTGGAAAACTAAAATTGCAATCCTATATGAGCAATCAGAGAGACAGACTTTAACAGCCTACCAAATACAAAAAATATGTATGTACCACAACCTTAAAAATATCATGAGAAACTATGATATAGGTACAGAAAGTGCAAATTAAGCGGTCAAATTACTCACCATAAGCTCTGAAGGCATGGCCTATTAGGCGCCAAAAATTAATCCAGCTTAGCAAATAATGACTgcagataaaaaaataaatcaaacagtTATATCAATTATATGCCCAAAGCTTAGCAAATAATGACTGCagataaaaaataaatcaaacattaCCCTATGTACTCTTGAGTTAACAAATGACCCATGGACCCAGTGTTAAAATAAGGAAGCATCT comes from Papaver somniferum cultivar HN1 chromosome 7, ASM357369v1, whole genome shotgun sequence and encodes:
- the LOC113294047 gene encoding sodium/calcium exchanger NCL1-like, which gives rise to MVLFDKVDDVDGGVGDCGGDRDERRRRRWYLLLSNGEDEVQKLMENERLFITLHGSDHTDDNLISDGISSIDNVEKSTTASFLRQSYYLPEGVCEETYGFLPCTKTAFGNLFLIIIYGGLMLVAARLLSTGSELLLEILGPGIVGGLFLPMLGALPDALLILVSGISGTKEVAQEQVLVGMGLLAGSTVMLLTLLWGSCIVLGKCDIEDSTAVDLKDTKRLSLLGSGVTVDIWTKYASWIMIISVVPFIIVQLPQILHINSGRHLVVLISLILSVTLLIAYCLYQVFQPWIQRRKLAYAKHSHIMSGVLRHLDLVDRLMTDDDSPNIAAIKKIFRSLDLNDDETLSIHELRALVIGIHFAEEVALDKDEDVHKMLLDFDTSRDGCVDETEFVKGISIWLNKARPHKKIHKFYQHTRKEHDQLLDKSDEVVESVENPKWISVKAGLLLLLGAGIAAAFADPLVDTVNNFSDATSIPPFFISFIVLPLATNSSEAVSALIFASRKKKRTASLTYSEIYGAVTMNNILCLSVFLALVYVRGLSWDFSAEVLVILIVCVVMGLFTSFHTTFPLWTCSVSYVLYPFSLLLVYVLDYKLGWT